A window of Tautonia plasticadhaerens contains these coding sequences:
- the glgB gene encoding 1,4-alpha-glucan branching protein GlgB, translating to MSRVLAGTSRRAYTGLGARLVREDRRDGARFATWAPGAESVSIVGEFNGWDRSANPMTLRGSTGIWEGFVTGAIQGQRYRFAIGAPGLPTFEKADPYGLLCEAAPGTASRLWDLSGFAWGDAGWIGRRARFDHLGHPISIYELHLGSWLAPDPDGRGRSYRELAPRLADYVAELGFTHVELMPLTEHPFTGSWGYQVTGYYAPTNRHGTPQDLMFLVDHLHRNGIGVILDWVPGHFPRDPHGLSRFDGTFLYEYADPRKREHGEWGTDVFDYQKGPVVSFLVSNAVYWLEHYHFDGLRVDAVASMLYLDYARQPGRWMTNRYGGNENTEAVRFLRLLNEAVHDEFPGVLMIAEESTSWPGVTRPTDLGGLGFDLKWDLGWMHDLMNGYLRHPPDARPEAAGQLLIRPRYMHDERYVLPLSHDEVVHEKRSLLEKMPGDDHEKFSNVRLLLGHQHAQPGRPLLFMGGETGQRREWDHDRGIDWEVLEIPAHLGLRRWVRDLNEFTRSEPAMSRLDDDPRGIELVDPDGPSRGILSLLRLGLPPDRVVLIVFNFLDRPRADERIGVPVPGRWVERLNSESAFYAGCNIGNLGGVEAVSIPWQDRPYSIVLTLPPLGMLALVSPSPIEG from the coding sequence GTGTCCCGCGTGCTCGCGGGGACCTCCCGCCGGGCGTATACGGGCCTCGGTGCCCGGCTTGTCCGTGAGGATCGCCGGGACGGGGCCCGCTTCGCCACCTGGGCACCCGGTGCCGAGTCGGTCTCGATCGTCGGCGAATTCAACGGCTGGGACCGTTCGGCGAACCCGATGACCCTGAGGGGCTCGACCGGGATCTGGGAGGGATTCGTCACCGGGGCCATTCAGGGTCAGCGATACCGGTTCGCGATCGGCGCCCCCGGCCTCCCGACGTTCGAGAAGGCCGACCCCTACGGCCTCCTCTGCGAGGCGGCGCCGGGGACCGCCTCGCGGCTCTGGGACCTGTCCGGATTCGCGTGGGGGGATGCCGGATGGATCGGCCGTCGTGCCCGATTCGATCACCTCGGCCACCCGATCTCGATTTACGAGCTGCACCTCGGTTCGTGGCTCGCGCCCGATCCGGATGGCCGGGGGCGAAGTTACCGGGAATTGGCCCCGAGGCTGGCGGACTACGTCGCCGAACTCGGATTCACCCACGTCGAACTGATGCCCCTGACCGAGCACCCATTCACCGGGTCCTGGGGTTATCAGGTCACCGGTTATTACGCGCCGACGAATCGGCACGGGACGCCGCAGGACCTGATGTTCCTCGTCGACCACCTCCACCGCAATGGGATCGGCGTCATCCTCGACTGGGTCCCGGGGCACTTCCCGCGTGATCCTCACGGCCTGTCCCGGTTCGATGGGACCTTTCTCTATGAATATGCCGATCCCCGTAAACGAGAACACGGCGAGTGGGGGACCGACGTCTTCGACTACCAGAAGGGCCCGGTCGTCAGTTTCCTCGTCTCCAACGCCGTCTACTGGCTGGAGCATTATCACTTCGACGGGCTCCGGGTGGACGCCGTCGCCTCGATGCTCTACCTCGACTACGCCCGCCAGCCCGGACGTTGGATGACGAACCGTTATGGGGGGAACGAGAATACCGAGGCCGTTCGCTTCCTCCGGCTCCTGAACGAGGCCGTCCACGACGAATTTCCCGGGGTCCTGATGATCGCCGAGGAGTCGACCTCCTGGCCCGGCGTCACCCGGCCGACCGACCTCGGGGGCCTCGGATTCGACCTGAAGTGGGACCTGGGATGGATGCACGACCTGATGAACGGGTACCTGCGCCACCCGCCCGACGCCCGGCCGGAGGCCGCCGGGCAACTCCTGATCCGTCCCCGATACATGCATGACGAGCGATACGTGTTGCCGCTGTCCCACGATGAGGTGGTCCACGAGAAGAGATCGCTCCTCGAGAAGATGCCCGGGGACGACCACGAGAAGTTCTCGAACGTGAGGCTCCTCCTGGGACATCAGCACGCCCAGCCCGGCCGCCCGCTCCTGTTCATGGGCGGCGAGACGGGTCAGCGTCGGGAATGGGACCACGATCGGGGGATTGATTGGGAGGTGCTGGAGATCCCGGCCCACCTCGGGCTCCGGCGATGGGTCCGGGATTTGAATGAATTCACCCGATCCGAGCCGGCGATGTCCCGCCTCGACGACGACCCCAGGGGCATCGAGCTCGTGGACCCGGACGGGCCGAGCCGCGGGATCTTGAGCCTCCTCCGGCTCGGCCTGCCCCCCGATCGTGTCGTCCTGATCGTGTTCAACTTCCTGGATCGGCCCCGGGCCGACGAGCGTATCGGTGTGCCCGTCCCCGGCCGCTGGGTCGAGCGGCTCAACAGCGAGTCGGCCTTCTACGCCGGGTGCAACATCGGGAACCTGGGAGGGGTCGAGGCGGTGTCGATCCCGTGGCAGGACCGGCCCTACTCGATCGTGCTCACTCTTCCGCCTCTGGGGATGCTCGCACTCGTGTCACCCTCGCCGATCGAAGGATGA
- a CDS encoding D-2-hydroxyacid dehydrogenase — MKLVIHPAVEPDRLAALMEAAPEAEFENAADEDSAVEAMVGAEAVLGKITPRMLARADRLRWVQSFTASLEHYIFPELVEHPCTLTNMRGLFGDVIADQVMGYILCFARNLHTYVRHQVERRYEPAGGESARVSFAAGPGTVNAMDRATIFLPGATMGIVGFGAIGAEIARRAMAFGITVHAVDRFPDRCPKLEGVEEIWSVDRLHSLLAQSDFVVIAAPHTPETERLFDARTIDAMRRSSYLINVGRGAIVVLDDLVDALREGRIAGAALDVFEVEPLPPDHPLWGFPNVIITPHTAGYSPVVSPRHLAALTANLRRFLRGEPLANVVEKALWF, encoded by the coding sequence ATGAAGCTCGTCATCCATCCCGCCGTCGAGCCCGACCGCCTGGCCGCCCTCATGGAAGCGGCCCCCGAGGCCGAATTCGAGAACGCCGCCGACGAGGATTCCGCGGTCGAGGCCATGGTGGGCGCCGAGGCGGTCCTGGGGAAAATCACCCCCCGGATGCTGGCCCGCGCCGACCGCCTCCGTTGGGTGCAGTCGTTCACGGCCAGCCTCGAGCATTACATCTTCCCCGAGCTGGTTGAACATCCCTGCACGTTGACGAACATGAGGGGCCTCTTCGGCGACGTGATCGCCGACCAGGTCATGGGCTACATCCTCTGCTTCGCCCGGAACCTGCACACCTACGTCCGACATCAGGTCGAGCGTCGATACGAGCCCGCGGGAGGGGAGTCCGCCCGTGTCAGCTTCGCCGCGGGTCCGGGCACGGTCAACGCGATGGACCGCGCCACCATCTTCCTCCCCGGCGCGACGATGGGCATCGTCGGCTTCGGGGCGATCGGGGCCGAGATCGCCCGGAGGGCGATGGCCTTTGGGATCACCGTTCATGCCGTCGACCGGTTCCCCGACCGGTGCCCGAAGCTCGAAGGCGTCGAGGAAATCTGGTCGGTCGATCGGCTGCACTCCTTGCTCGCCCAGAGCGACTTCGTCGTCATCGCCGCCCCCCACACCCCCGAGACCGAGCGGCTCTTCGACGCGAGGACGATCGACGCGATGCGGCGATCGAGCTACCTCATCAATGTCGGGCGCGGGGCGATCGTCGTCCTCGACGACCTCGTCGACGCGCTCCGGGAGGGACGCATCGCGGGCGCCGCCCTGGACGTCTTCGAGGTCGAGCCGCTACCGCCGGACCACCCGCTCTGGGGGTTCCCGAACGTGATCATCACCCCGCATACGGCCGGTTACTCCCCCGTCGTCTCCCCGAGGCACCTCGCGGCACTGACCGCGAACCTCAGGCGATTCCTCCGGGGGGAGCCGCTTGCCAATGTGGTGGAGAAGGCACTCTGGTTCTGA
- a CDS encoding aldose 1-epimerase family protein, which yields MPQITLTDLAHDLWTESFAISAADLGLPTDQGWSISKRTLRGGRREGVDLIRLHNGQLSIDILPTRGMGIWRGQFRGDRLGWSSPVVDGPVHPSQVNLAGLGGFGWLDGFDELLARCGLEHNGPPIQEGPFAHGLHGRIQNIPAHSVSIQICDTPPYELIVEGQVDEARLFGLRMRMKTRYRTVPGSNRLSIRDEFVNLGDRPARLAALYHWNLGPPYLEQGSRFVAAIRSVVPQTPRAAEGVGRFDTFGAPEPGFAEQVYLMELIGHGTEGSTPTMLRSASGDKAVVLRFATSQLPCFTLWKNTMGPGEGYVTGLEPATNYPNPRTFERRHGRFVELAPGETHVAELTLEILDHPQAIASVEAEVEALQARVSPTVLDSPQEPHAPGP from the coding sequence ATGCCCCAGATCACTCTGACCGACCTGGCCCACGACCTCTGGACCGAGAGCTTCGCCATCTCGGCGGCCGACCTGGGACTGCCGACCGATCAGGGATGGTCGATCTCGAAACGGACCCTCAGGGGAGGTCGCCGGGAAGGCGTGGACCTGATCCGGCTGCACAACGGCCAGCTCTCGATCGACATCCTCCCGACGCGAGGGATGGGGATCTGGCGGGGCCAATTCCGGGGCGATCGGCTCGGGTGGTCGTCGCCCGTGGTCGACGGCCCCGTCCATCCGTCGCAGGTGAACCTCGCCGGGCTCGGCGGATTCGGCTGGCTCGACGGGTTCGACGAGTTGCTCGCCCGATGCGGCCTGGAACACAACGGCCCGCCGATCCAGGAGGGTCCGTTCGCCCACGGACTTCACGGCCGCATCCAGAACATCCCGGCCCATTCGGTCTCGATCCAGATCTGCGACACGCCCCCCTATGAGTTGATCGTCGAGGGACAGGTCGACGAGGCACGGTTGTTCGGCCTCCGGATGCGGATGAAGACCCGGTATCGCACCGTCCCCGGCTCGAATCGGCTCTCCATCCGGGACGAATTCGTGAATCTCGGCGACAGGCCCGCCCGGCTGGCCGCGCTGTACCACTGGAACCTTGGACCACCCTATCTCGAGCAAGGCTCTCGATTCGTCGCGGCGATCCGCTCCGTCGTCCCCCAGACACCTCGGGCCGCGGAGGGGGTCGGCCGGTTCGACACCTTCGGGGCCCCCGAACCGGGCTTCGCCGAGCAGGTTTACCTGATGGAGCTCATCGGCCACGGGACGGAGGGCTCGACCCCGACGATGCTCCGATCCGCCTCGGGGGACAAGGCCGTCGTGCTGCGATTCGCCACGTCGCAACTGCCCTGCTTCACGCTCTGGAAGAATACGATGGGGCCGGGGGAAGGCTATGTCACCGGGCTCGAACCCGCGACGAACTACCCCAATCCTCGCACCTTCGAGCGTCGGCACGGCCGGTTCGTCGAACTCGCCCCGGGAGAAACCCACGTCGCGGAGCTGACGCTCGAGATCCTGGATCATCCCCAGGCCATCGCCTCGGTGGAGGCCGAGGTCGAGGCGTTGCAGGCTCGGGTCAGCCCGACGGTCCTCGACTCCCCCCAGGAGCCCCACGCCCCGGGCCCTTGA
- a CDS encoding alpha/beta hydrolase — MTRSFAFHRVGPVIFGVVVLLSRHSGAQEDEPRFEALEDLTYATVDGQELKLDLARPTGGGGPFPAIVAIHGGAWRAGDKADLRDLLAELAGFGYVSISPQYRFCPEHPFPAQIHDVKAAVRWLRSNAEAYSVDPDRIGAVGFSAGGHLALLLGVTEEEDGLEGVDPRPKVSSSVQAVVNYFGPTDLAAEDLPNISVPLRNDLIGGTPEEKPEETRRASPLTYVSDGDPPILTFQGTADPLVPPSQATSLAEAMAEVGVGGRVELMIGAGHGWGDPELVRTRRATIEFFDAHLKGEGDIPRYLREE, encoded by the coding sequence ATGACACGATCATTCGCGTTCCATCGAGTCGGACCTGTCATCTTCGGGGTGGTCGTGCTCCTGAGCCGGCACTCCGGGGCCCAGGAGGATGAACCCAGGTTCGAGGCGCTGGAAGACCTGACCTATGCGACGGTCGACGGGCAGGAACTCAAGTTGGACCTTGCCCGGCCGACCGGCGGGGGAGGTCCATTCCCCGCGATCGTCGCCATCCACGGGGGAGCCTGGAGGGCCGGGGACAAGGCTGACCTGCGCGACCTGCTCGCCGAGCTGGCGGGCTTCGGGTACGTCTCCATCTCCCCCCAGTATCGATTCTGCCCCGAGCATCCCTTCCCGGCGCAGATCCATGACGTGAAGGCCGCCGTCCGCTGGCTGAGGTCGAATGCCGAGGCGTATTCCGTCGACCCGGATCGGATCGGGGCCGTCGGGTTCTCGGCGGGTGGGCATCTGGCGCTCTTGCTCGGCGTCACGGAGGAGGAGGACGGCCTGGAAGGGGTTGATCCGAGGCCGAAGGTCTCGTCCTCGGTCCAGGCCGTCGTCAATTATTTCGGCCCGACCGACCTTGCCGCCGAGGACCTGCCGAACATCTCCGTCCCCTTGCGAAACGACCTCATCGGCGGGACCCCAGAGGAGAAGCCGGAGGAAACCAGGCGTGCCTCTCCCTTGACGTATGTCTCCGACGGGGACCCGCCGATCCTGACCTTCCAGGGCACGGCCGATCCGCTCGTCCCCCCGTCCCAGGCCACCTCGCTGGCCGAGGCGATGGCCGAGGTCGGGGTGGGAGGACGGGTCGAACTCATGATCGGTGCCGGCCACGGCTGGGGCGACCCCGAACTGGTCAGGACGCGCCGGGCGACCATCGAGTTCTTCGACGCCCACCTCAAGGGCGAAGGGGACATCCCCCGGTACCTTCGCGAGGAATGA
- a CDS encoding sulfatase family protein, translating into MFVMSVVIGAIATQGPPPAESAAGVPNVLLILADDLGYGDPRCYNPDSRIPTPNIDRLAARGLRFTDAHSPSSVCTPTRYGLLTGRYCWRTRLDRGVLGGYSPALIEPDRLTVASLLRSRGYDTMGVGKWHLGLGDEPTTDFAHPLRPGPLTAGFDSYFGIPASLDMPPYVFIRDDGLVAPPTGTIGDSAHRRQGDGGFWRGGAIAPGFRHVDVMPEIEREAVEFLEGRGDPPPDRPFFLFVACSAPHTPWLPTDPHLGRGGAGYYGDFTAQVDATIGRILDALDESGIADETIVILTSDNGAHWPEFDVERHDHRANGPWRGQKADIHEGGHRVPLIVRWPGTVAPGSVTEQTACLTDVMATLAAVVGFGLPNDAAEDSFDLSPLLRGESPREAIRPATVHHSVQGMFAIRVGDWKLIEGLGSGGFTAPRSIDPASIGPDAPTGQLYHLGEDPGEEENLWNERPEIVSRLTKQLAQLRSAGRSRPTGGE; encoded by the coding sequence ATGTTCGTCATGTCCGTCGTGATCGGCGCCATCGCGACCCAGGGGCCTCCACCGGCCGAGAGCGCGGCGGGGGTGCCGAACGTGCTGTTGATCCTGGCGGACGACCTCGGGTACGGCGACCCCCGGTGCTACAATCCGGATTCCCGGATCCCCACCCCCAACATCGACCGACTCGCCGCCAGGGGGCTTCGATTCACCGACGCGCACTCCCCATCGAGCGTCTGCACCCCCACACGATATGGCCTGCTCACCGGTCGATACTGCTGGAGGACGAGGCTGGATCGCGGCGTCCTGGGAGGATATAGCCCGGCGTTGATCGAACCGGACCGGTTGACGGTCGCCAGTCTGCTCCGCTCGCGAGGGTACGACACCATGGGGGTCGGCAAATGGCATCTCGGACTCGGTGACGAGCCGACCACGGATTTCGCCCATCCCCTGCGGCCGGGCCCTCTCACCGCCGGCTTCGACAGCTACTTCGGGATCCCCGCATCGCTCGACATGCCACCCTATGTCTTCATTCGAGACGATGGTCTGGTCGCGCCTCCCACCGGGACGATCGGGGACAGCGCCCATCGGAGGCAGGGAGACGGAGGTTTCTGGAGGGGAGGCGCGATCGCCCCCGGCTTCCGGCACGTCGACGTCATGCCGGAAATCGAGCGGGAGGCGGTCGAGTTCCTGGAGGGACGCGGCGACCCTCCCCCCGATCGTCCATTCTTCCTCTTCGTCGCGTGCTCGGCCCCTCACACCCCCTGGCTGCCGACCGACCCGCACCTCGGTCGGGGCGGCGCCGGATATTATGGGGACTTCACCGCCCAGGTCGACGCGACCATCGGCCGCATCCTCGACGCGCTCGACGAATCGGGGATCGCCGATGAGACGATCGTGATCCTGACCAGCGACAATGGGGCCCACTGGCCGGAATTCGATGTCGAACGCCACGACCACCGGGCCAACGGCCCCTGGCGTGGCCAGAAGGCGGACATCCACGAGGGGGGCCATCGGGTGCCGTTGATCGTCCGATGGCCGGGGACGGTCGCGCCGGGATCCGTCACCGAGCAGACGGCCTGCCTGACCGACGTCATGGCGACCCTGGCGGCGGTCGTCGGCTTTGGCCTGCCGAACGACGCGGCGGAGGACTCGTTCGACCTCTCGCCTTTGCTGCGGGGCGAGTCTCCGCGCGAGGCCATCCGGCCGGCCACCGTCCACCACTCGGTCCAGGGGATGTTCGCCATCCGGGTCGGGGACTGGAAACTGATCGAAGGGCTCGGCTCGGGTGGCTTCACCGCTCCCCGATCGATCGACCCTGCCTCGATCGGCCCGGATGCCCCTACCGGCCAGCTCTACCACCTCGGCGAGGATCCCGGTGAGGAGGAGAATCTCTGGAATGAACGCCCCGAGATCGTGTCTCGCCTGACGAAACAACTGGCCCAGCTCCGATCGGCGGGTCGGAGTCGCCCCACAGGAGGCGAATGA
- a CDS encoding glycosyltransferase family protein, producing the protein MMIRTGSLAAYVTSHGFGHLNRTVAVLNRIPDDIPLIIRSSPDLLDHWRERLRRPAEFQAHVSDAGAVNPPGNSADTDGPATLERAARVHSAAMQRIDEYADELRDGRVSAVLCDATPVPLVAARRAGIPGFLLANFTWADIYHPLAKRMGGERPSFVREVRHAYRHATAIFRCAPHLSMERIAPIIDVGMVVTPGRNRGRELREDLGFSDRERLVYLYLGRYGQDDYEWARIARLGDRGVHFVGFHDPPAGSGPVPNLHVVAASEWNGADLAASCEVVVAKAGYGTVCESMAAGSPMIYPPRTGFAEYRALARALNAWGGGVPASRRAFDRLRIERLLDRALSLAPGPPPFPMDGADRVAAYLTDACLGRSLPR; encoded by the coding sequence ATGATGATCAGGACGGGGAGCCTGGCCGCCTACGTCACGAGCCACGGGTTCGGGCACTTGAACCGCACGGTCGCGGTACTCAACCGGATCCCGGACGATATCCCGCTGATCATCCGCAGCTCGCCGGACCTCCTCGACCATTGGAGAGAGCGGTTGCGAAGGCCGGCCGAGTTCCAGGCCCACGTCTCCGACGCGGGGGCCGTCAACCCCCCCGGGAACAGCGCCGACACCGACGGACCGGCGACCCTCGAGCGTGCGGCCCGGGTGCATTCGGCCGCGATGCAACGGATCGACGAATACGCTGATGAGCTTCGGGACGGACGGGTCTCGGCCGTGCTGTGCGACGCCACCCCCGTGCCGCTGGTCGCCGCCCGGAGGGCGGGAATCCCCGGCTTCCTCCTGGCGAACTTCACCTGGGCGGACATTTATCATCCTCTCGCGAAGCGGATGGGAGGCGAAAGGCCCTCCTTCGTCCGGGAGGTCAGGCACGCGTACCGGCACGCGACGGCGATCTTCCGCTGCGCCCCTCACCTCAGCATGGAGAGGATTGCCCCGATCATCGACGTCGGGATGGTGGTCACCCCGGGACGCAATCGGGGTCGGGAACTCCGGGAGGACCTGGGCTTTTCCGATCGGGAACGGCTCGTCTACCTCTACCTCGGGCGCTACGGCCAGGATGACTACGAGTGGGCCCGGATCGCCCGACTCGGGGACCGCGGGGTCCATTTCGTCGGGTTTCACGACCCACCTGCCGGGAGCGGTCCCGTGCCCAACCTCCACGTCGTGGCCGCTTCCGAGTGGAATGGCGCCGATCTCGCCGCGTCCTGCGAGGTGGTGGTGGCCAAGGCCGGTTACGGGACCGTCTGCGAGTCTATGGCCGCCGGTTCCCCGATGATCTATCCCCCCCGGACCGGATTCGCGGAGTATCGGGCACTAGCCAGGGCCCTCAACGCATGGGGAGGGGGCGTCCCGGCCTCCCGTCGGGCATTCGACCGTCTCCGGATCGAGCGTCTCCTCGACCGGGCCCTCTCCCTCGCTCCCGGGCCGCCCCCCTTCCCGATGGACGGGGCGGACCGGGTCGCGGCGTACTTGACGGATGCCTGTCTCGGGAGGAGCCTCCCGCGATGA
- a CDS encoding NUDIX domain-containing protein, with amino-acid sequence MPTRPHPDDPASGDPGSSPNPWTTRSGRVVYDNPWISVREDQVIRPDGEPGVYGVVHFKNRAIGVLPVEQDGSIWLVGQHRYPLDAYSWEIPEGGGPLDETPEQAARRELVEETGLRADHLELIGTLHLSNSVSDEFGFIFRATGLVPGPSAPEGTERLAVRRVSWTEARAMLDRGEITDSLTVVALLREALRRAESSTGDGRLP; translated from the coding sequence ATGCCCACCCGCCCGCACCCGGACGATCCGGCATCCGGCGACCCCGGATCGTCCCCCAATCCCTGGACCACCCGCTCCGGCCGGGTCGTCTACGACAACCCCTGGATCTCCGTCCGGGAAGATCAGGTGATCCGCCCCGACGGCGAGCCCGGGGTCTACGGCGTCGTCCATTTCAAGAACCGGGCGATCGGCGTCCTCCCGGTCGAGCAGGACGGTTCGATCTGGCTCGTCGGCCAGCACCGCTACCCGCTCGATGCCTACTCCTGGGAGATCCCCGAGGGGGGCGGGCCGCTCGACGAAACTCCCGAGCAGGCGGCGCGTCGGGAACTAGTCGAGGAGACCGGACTCCGCGCCGATCACCTCGAGTTGATCGGGACGCTCCACCTCTCCAATTCCGTCAGCGACGAGTTCGGATTTATCTTCCGTGCGACCGGCCTGGTTCCCGGGCCGAGCGCGCCCGAAGGGACCGAGCGGCTTGCGGTGCGTCGCGTGTCCTGGACGGAGGCCAGGGCGATGCTCGACCGGGGTGAGATCACCGACTCCCTCACCGTCGTCGCCCTCCTCCGAGAGGCACTCCGGCGTGCCGAGTCGTCGACCGGTGACGGGCGTCTTCCCTGA